ACAACAGCTTTGAGTTTGTTTGCATTTCAACGTGGACTTCAAGTCCAATCGTTGTTTCAAAATTTCCAGTTCCCATGTGTGCCCCTCCTCTTTAATATTCTTTCGCAACGTCAGGATGTTGTTCAAACAAACGGCTAGCTTGTTCGTAAGCATATCCTGCTTGATAAACAGTTTGTTCATCAAATGGCTTACCAATAATTTGCAATCCCACAGGCAACCCATCAACAAATCCAGCATTGACTGACAAACCAGGTAAACCAGCTAAGTTTACTGGGATAGTCAAAACATCTGCTAGGTACATTGCTGTAGGGTCATCAACCTCTTCACCAAGACCATATGCAGCTGTTGGCGCAGTTGGTCCAACAATTACATCATAGTTTTCAAAAACCTTATTAAAGTCCTCAATCAACAATGTACGAATTTTAGCAGCCTTCTTAAAGAATGCATCATAAGCACCGGCTGACAATGAGAACGTTCCTAACATGATACGACGCTTGACTTCGTCGCCAAAACCTTCTGAACGTGTTTTAACATATAAATCTTCCAAGTTTTTAACGTCGTCGGCGCGGAAACCATATCTCACACCATCATAACGTTGTAAGTTAGATGATGCCTCTGAAGACATGATAATGTAGTATGCAGCCACACCGTATTTAGTGTGTGGAAGACTTACTTCATCAACAGTTGCTCCTAATGCTTCTAATTGTGCAATAGCAGCCTTGACCTGCTTGGCAACTTTTGGATCAATACCTTCACCAAAGTATTCTTTTGGCACAGCAATTTTTAAGCCCTTAACATCACCGCTTAACTTTGCAGTGAAATCAGGCACCTCACGCTGCGAAGAAGTTGAGTCTTTCTCGTCAAAACCAGCAATAGCATTTAATACTGTTGCGTTATCCTTCACAGTTCTTGTGAAAGGCCCAATTTGATCAAGTGAAGAAGCCATAGCAAATAAGCCCCAACGTGAAACACGACCATACGTAGGCTTTAAACCAACAATTCCATTAAAGGCAGCTGGCTGGCGAATTGAACCACCAGTATCAGACCCTAATGCAAATGGCACTTGTCCAGCGGCAACTGCTGCAGCTGATCCACCTGATGATCCACCTGGTACCTTACTATGATCCCACGCATTTGATGTTTGTTTATAGTATGAGGTTTCTGTTGAACCGCCCATGGCAAATTCATCCATGTTAGTCTTTCCAACAGAAACTGCACCTAGGTTTTGCAGTTTTTCTACCACTGTCGCATTATAAATTGGCTTAAAACCTTCCAAAATATGCGAAGCACCCGTTGTTTGGATGCCCTTGGTTGCCATATTATCTTTCAATCCCAAAGGGAGACCCGTCAAGACATTCGAAAAATCAGATTTTTCATCAATTTTTTGAGCTTGTGCTATAGCTTCGTCTGGGTTTGTGCTAATAAATGCATTTAATTTATCATCAGTTTTAGAAATGTTATCAAGCGATGCACGCGTCAAATCTACAGCACTTACTTCTTTGTTTACCAACTGATTGTGCAAAGAAGTTAAATCATGCTCAAAATAATTAATCGTCATGTTATTCCCCCTCACCATTCAAAATTGCAGGAACCTTAATTAAATCTGCAGCTTCAAGTGGTGCATTATTAAGAAGTTCTTGTTTTTGATTCCAGTTATTTGCGACATCTTCACGCAAATGATTAACATTTTCCGTCACTGAATAAGTTGGGATAACGTCATCAGTATTTACCTCGCTCAACGTATCAAAAATATTCAAGATATCACCCAATTGTGTTGTAAATTGGTCAAGATCGGCATCGTTAAAAGCTAATTTGGCTAACCCTGCAACATGGGCAACTTCGTCACGTGTGATTGTTGTTTCGGCCATAAATTCCGCGGGTGCATACATTTCTGTAAGCACACTTCCTTTCAGTGTTTATATACTAATCCATTTTATCACATATTTGTCAATCTCTCGCCTTGCATTTCAATGGTATTCCTGTATAATTAAGAGCGTTGTACAAACAACACGACCAGTAACTTTGTTGAGCGGCTCACCATCGCTTTACGCAGTCTCTGGCGACATTTTAGAAAGGTGGATATAAATATGGCACTTACACAAGAACGTAAGAACGAAATCATCAAGGCATACGCCCGCCACGAAGGCGATACAGGTTCAGCTGAAGTACAAATCGCAGTTTTAACTGCTGATATTAACGAGTTGAACACACACATGGCAGCTCACAAGCATGATTTCCACTCACAACGTGGATTAATGAAGAAGATTGGTAGCCGTCGTAACTTATTACGTTACCTCCGCAATACTGATATTCAACGTTATCGTGAATTGATCCAACGCTTAGGTTTGCGTCGTTAATCTTAGGATTACTTGAAAACCTCGTATCAAATTTAAGGAGAAAAGACATATGCCTGTTATTGAATCAGCAATTCAACGTGTTCGTCTTACTAAGAAGCAACACGACCGTAACGAACCACAACTCAGCGCTTACCGTACAGCTGTAAAAAAGTTTGAAAAAGCTGCAGCTGCTGGTACAGACAACTTAGCAGAATTATACAAGGCTGCTTCTTCAGCCATTGATCACGCCTACTCAAAAGGTTTGATCAAGAAGAACAAAGCTTCACGTGAAAAGTCACGTTTAGCTAAGTACGTTAAGTAATTAACCTCTACTTCCTTGAATACTAAAAGGACTTGGAAAAATTTCCAAGCCCTTTTTTTAATGCTCTCCACGTTGTTTGTTTGCTTTGCGTGTTGCTCTCATTTCTTGTCGTTGAGATATCCGACGATCCATTTGATTTTTACGCTGGATTGCATTTTTAATGCGTCGTTTGTAACCTGGCTTGACATTTTTCTTCTTCTTTTTAACCATACCAACCATAGTTGAATCCAACTTTTTGGTTGTGGCTACTCGCTGAACACGAGCCCTTCGATCCTTAACATCAATAATTTCATTGCCTTTAATTTGCTTAGCCTTAAAAGTGATACCCAAGGCTTCTAATTCAGCAACTTCATTTTCTTCATCTGGGCCATACAACGTAATGGCTAATCCAGGCAAACCATTACGGCCCGTCCGACCCACACGGTGAACAAAGAATTCTAATTCGGCAGGTATATCATCATTAATGACATGCGAAACACCTTCAATATCAATACCACGTGCAGCAAGGTCTGTTGCCACGACATATTGGTATTCTAAGTTTTGGATCGCTTTCATCACACGTCGACGTTCACGTGGTTCAATATCGCCATGTATTTCGGCCACTTTCAAACCATGTCCACGCAAAAAACTCGAAATTTCCTTCGCACGCTCTTTGGTATTAGCGAAAACCAATGCTAAGTATGGATTACCAATGGTTAAGACTTGATAAATAATGTCATTCTTATCTTTTGACTTAGTAGCTAATAACCAATTGTCAATTGTATCAGCAATGACCGTTGACACTGGTATGGCTTCAAAATGTGGGTTATCTAAATATTTTTTCAAGAATGGCTTCAACTTTTCTGGCATTGTCGCACTGAACACCAGTGTCTGAAGTCCTTCAGGCATTGCACCTGCAATATAATCGACCTCATTTAAAAATCCCATATCTAACGTCATATCAGCTTCATCTACAACAAGTGTATGAACTGCATGTAACTTCAATGATCCAGACTCAACTAAATCTTTAATCCGTCCCGGTGTCCCAATGACAATTTGTGGTTGGTGATTTTCTAATTGTTTAATTTGTCGTTGTTTGTCCGTTCCACCCACAAACTCAGAAATAGAAATGTCAGTATTTAGCTGATTAGAAAATTCTTTCATCGCCTTGGTAATTTGCGCCGCCAATTCACGTGAAGGTGTCGTAATCACTGCCTGTACGTATTTTTTATCCTGCTCTAATTGATTCAAGATTGGAATCAAAAATGTGTGCGTCTTTCCAGAACCAGTTTGCGATTGTCCGACTACATCTCGTCCTTGTAAAACATCAGGAATTAGTTTTGCTTGCACTGCAGTTGGTTCATAAAAACCAATAGCACTTAATGCGTCAATAACTTCCTTTTTTAAATTAAATTGTCCAAATTGGTTTGCTTTTTCAGCCATCAATCTTCCTTTTCTGCGTCTTGCTTCTCGCTAAGAGCGCTATCAACTATATTGATTAAGCGATCTATATCACCTTGATTTTGCGCCCAAGCTCCTGAAGCCATTGGATGACCGCCACCCTCAAATTGGTTTGCAATCTTATTAATTGCAATTGTTCGTGAGCGCAGTCTGACACGATAGTTCCCTTCATCTTGTTCTTCAAAAATAGCCCATGATTTCACACAATCTATCTTTGATGGCAATGGTACAACAAAAGCTGTCCCGGCGTCTTTCAAGTCAAATTGCTTTAACAATTCTTTGGTTAAAATAACATAAGCAAATCCCGATGGCAATATGCTTATGTTTTGCAAAACATAGCCTGACAATTTTGCTGCGTTTTCCGAAATGGTAGCCATCGCATGATGAATTTCTTGGTAGTCAAAATCATACTTGAACAGTTCTGACACCACACGGAACGTTTCTGAATCGATGCTATACATAAATCGACCCGTGTCTCCAATAATACCAATATATAATAGGCGCGCCGCTTTTTTGGTCATCACCAAGCCTTGATCTTTAAGCTTTTCATAAAACTCAAAAATCATTGTGCTTGTGGCGGAGTGACCATCTTTAACCCATTGCCAATCCCCATATGGTTCATCATTTGGATGATGATCTATTTTAATAACTTCTAAACCAGCTGGCCAACGTTGGTCATCTACACGTGGCGCATTGGCTGTATCAGTTACAATGACAAGAGCTTTGTTGTAAGTAGCGTCGGGTATAACATCCATGAAATTATCATCTTCATTTATCCATGCTAATCCTTGAACTTCTTTACCCACAGCATATATCTTTTTTTCTGGAAAGCTTGCTTTTAATATTTCTTTCAAACCCAACTGTGAACCAAAAGCGTCAGGGTCAGGTCGTTGATGCCGATGAATAATTATTGTATCGTAACGTTTGATCTGTTCTAATATTTGTTCTTCGATTACTGACATGTTTAAACTTTCTAATTATTATTTTCTATTATTGTAACATTAAAACAGCGTCATTTCCTCAAATCCGCTAGACTGTAGGTTGCTAAGTGATATTCCCAATAAACGAATAGAAAAATCCGTATTCATATTCTCATCAAATATTGTCTGTGCTACAGATACTATACTTCCGGCTTCTAATTTGAAAGGCACACTTTGAGTTACAGAACGTGTGATAGTATTAAATTCGCTGTCACGAATTTTTATATTTAGCGTACGTCCTACTAACTTTTTATTTTTCATGATTTTAACAATTCCCACAGCCAATTTTTTGAACTCTAGATTAACTTCATCTCTTGTTTGCACAAATTGATCAAATGTTTCTTCTTTTCCTACGGATTGTCTTTGACGATGCCATTGAACTTCGCCAAAATGAACCCCTCTAGCCTGCCAAAACAAATGCTCACCCATTTTTCCAAATTGGGCTCGTAATGTTTCTTGAGGAATCATGCGCAATTGGGCGCCATTCTCAACACCCAGAACTGCAAATTTTTCTTGTGTTTTTTTTCCAACTCCTCGAAAAGAAGCAATTGGTAATCTTGCCAAGAAATCTAATGCATTATCTTTTGTTATTACAGTAACGCCATTTGGCTTATTGAATTCTGATGCTAACTTCGCCAACAATTTATTGTACGAAACACCAATTGAGCTGGTCAACTGCGTTTCTTTTAGAATTTGGTGACGAATTTTTGCCGCTAATGTCGCTCCCGTAAGTACGCTATCTGTTAGATCTAAGTATGCCTCATCAAATGCAATAGGTTCAATTTTATCAGTATACTGATGAAAAATATGATGAATTTGCTGAGATATCATCTTATATTTCTGAAAATCCGGTCGCATGAAAAATGCATCTGGCGCTAATCTTTTGGCTTCGGCAGCACTCATTGCTGAGTGCACTCCTAAATTTCTGGCGGCGTAATTAGCAGTCGCCACAACACCACGTCCGTTCGACTCAGTAGGGTCACGCGAAATGATTAGCGGCAGATTACGCAACTCGGGATGATCACGCATTTCAATTTGGGCGTAAAAAGCATCTAGATCAACGTGAATAATTCTTCTATTGTCTGCTGTGATAAGAAATTCTGGCATACTATAATTTTATCACAGGAACAAATGTTCCTATTCAATAAAAATTATTACTGAAAATTTTTTAAAATAAACCGCTCAAATAAAAGTTCAGGATCTTGAGCTGTGGATTTTAATTGTTTTTCGATATCAATCATACCTAGATACCCTGTTCGTACAAATTGTGGCGGATAAGACCTTAATGCTTCTTTGGCTAATTTTACTCGATAAGGGTGCACCTTGAGTTGCGCCCCAATGTCTTGGTCATTTCCAGATAATCCTGCTACCTGCAAAAGTAATCTAAATTGATTAGTTAAAACAGCATTTAATCGCAAAGGGGCTTCGCCACTCTGTAAAAGATCGTAATAAAGGGTTAGTGCTTCTTGAGGTCGTCGTTTAATAACTGCGTCTACCAAATCAAACGCATTAGCTGTCAGTGTTTTGGGAACTAATGCCGATACTACATCTAGTGTTATTTTTTTTGTTTGTTCCGCATAGGTTATTAACTTAGGCAATTCGTTTTTCATGTCTGTGTACTGGGCATTAGTACGCTGCATTAATTCATGAAGTGCCTCTGGTTCTATGGCATACGAGCGCTGATTTAGTTGCTGGACGATAGCCTGTTGCGCCTGGCGCTCATTAAGAGCTGGTAAAGAAATATTTTCAGCCGTTTTCAGAAGGACCTTTACTACTTTTTTACGCTTATCTAATTTTAAATCATTAGCAAAAAAAACAACAATATTTTGCAATACTGGTTGCTCAAATAATCTTAATAATAATTCTTGGTCGCGGTCTCCAACTTTTCCTGTAGCAGTCAAAAATTGTGGGTTTTTAACCACAATAACACGACGATTGCCGAAAAAAGGAACGGACATAGCATCATTAATCACTACATCCAATGTCTGTTCGGTTAAATCAATCTGGGAATAATTCATATCACGATCTTCTTGATCAACTAGTTCCTTAAACATTGATTTTACATGACTGATCAATGTTTCTTCTTCCCCTGTCACGACATAAAAATTCGCCATGGCATTATTTTCAATTTGCTGTTGTAGTTGTTTTAGGTTCATGGGGTATTTTTACCTTAAAATGTCCGTTTAATCCTGAATATTCATAACACATCATACCATTTATTTGTGTATTAAAGACAGTCATTTTATTATTCCGGGCTGTTTCAAGTGTTTCTTTATTTGGATGGTTATAGCGATTGTTTCGTCCGGCAGATATTATACCAATTTCAGGATGCCATTTGTTGATAACTTCAGGATTTGTCGATGTTTTTGAACCATGGTGACCAAACTTTAAGATGTCAACATGCATATCTGGAAAGAAATTTGCAATCTTTTTTTCTCCTGATTGGTCTAAATCGCCAGCAGTGAAAATATTTTTCCCTCCAATATTGCCAAATAACGCGATACAATCCTCATTTTTTGCTTGACCACTTTTAAACGGGTGAATTATTTGAAGCGGTAGTTTTGATACTTGAATATTATTGGTAACTTCTGTTACTTTTGCTGATTTAAGGTATGGTTTAATTTCGGTTTTAAACGACGATTGCTGCATCATTCCAGCTGGAATAATAACATTTTTAACATTCATTTTTGTTAATATGACTTTAGCATTACCGATATGGTCTTGATCATGATGTGATAGGACCAAGTTATCAATCTTACTAATCCCCCGGCTATGTAAATAATTAACAATTACCGTTTCGCCATTGGTACGGACGTACTTTTGTTTTTGCCACGCTGGCTGTTCGCCAAACGTTACTTTTCCTCCAGTATCTATTAACGTAATTGTCTTGTTGTACGGTTCACGAATCACTGCTGCATCCCCTTGACCTATATCAAAAGTTGCAAATTCACCATGATATGGAAGATGTACACAGATCATGGCTACACCAAAGGAAACTAGCCATGATATTCTCGCGACATGCTTAATTTTGGGTTCACGCGCAAACATCCCTAAAGCCAAAAACAAAAGTACTACAGCTAGTGCGTCAGGTATTTTACCAACCACAAAATT
The Leuconostoc suionicum genome window above contains:
- the dinB gene encoding DNA polymerase IV, whose amino-acid sequence is MPEFLITADNRRIIHVDLDAFYAQIEMRDHPELRNLPLIISRDPTESNGRGVVATANYAARNLGVHSAMSAAEAKRLAPDAFFMRPDFQKYKMISQQIHHIFHQYTDKIEPIAFDEAYLDLTDSVLTGATLAAKIRHQILKETQLTSSIGVSYNKLLAKLASEFNKPNGVTVITKDNALDFLARLPIASFRGVGKKTQEKFAVLGVENGAQLRMIPQETLRAQFGKMGEHLFWQARGVHFGEVQWHRQRQSVGKEETFDQFVQTRDEVNLEFKKLAVGIVKIMKNKKLVGRTLNIKIRDSEFNTITRSVTQSVPFKLEAGSIVSVAQTIFDENMNTDFSIRLLGISLSNLQSSGFEEMTLF
- the gatA gene encoding Asp-tRNA(Asn)/Glu-tRNA(Gln) amidotransferase subunit GatA; the protein is MTINYFEHDLTSLHNQLVNKEVSAVDLTRASLDNISKTDDKLNAFISTNPDEAIAQAQKIDEKSDFSNVLTGLPLGLKDNMATKGIQTTGASHILEGFKPIYNATVVEKLQNLGAVSVGKTNMDEFAMGGSTETSYYKQTSNAWDHSKVPGGSSGGSAAAVAAGQVPFALGSDTGGSIRQPAAFNGIVGLKPTYGRVSRWGLFAMASSLDQIGPFTRTVKDNATVLNAIAGFDEKDSTSSQREVPDFTAKLSGDVKGLKIAVPKEYFGEGIDPKVAKQVKAAIAQLEALGATVDEVSLPHTKYGVAAYYIIMSSEASSNLQRYDGVRYGFRADDVKNLEDLYVKTRSEGFGDEVKRRIMLGTFSLSAGAYDAFFKKAAKIRTLLIEDFNKVFENYDVIVGPTAPTAAYGLGEEVDDPTAMYLADVLTIPVNLAGLPGLSVNAGFVDGLPVGLQIIGKPFDEQTVYQAGYAYEQASRLFEQHPDVAKEY
- the rpsT gene encoding 30S ribosomal protein S20, giving the protein MPVIESAIQRVRLTKKQHDRNEPQLSAYRTAVKKFEKAAAAGTDNLAELYKAASSAIDHAYSKGLIKKNKASREKSRLAKYVK
- the rpsO gene encoding 30S ribosomal protein S15; this encodes MALTQERKNEIIKAYARHEGDTGSAEVQIAVLTADINELNTHMAAHKHDFHSQRGLMKKIGSRRNLLRYLRNTDIQRYRELIQRLGLRR
- the holA gene encoding DNA polymerase III subunit delta; amino-acid sequence: MNLKQLQQQIENNAMANFYVVTGEEETLISHVKSMFKELVDQEDRDMNYSQIDLTEQTLDVVINDAMSVPFFGNRRVIVVKNPQFLTATGKVGDRDQELLLRLFEQPVLQNIVVFFANDLKLDKRKKVVKVLLKTAENISLPALNERQAQQAIVQQLNQRSYAIEPEALHELMQRTNAQYTDMKNELPKLITYAEQTKKITLDVVSALVPKTLTANAFDLVDAVIKRRPQEALTLYYDLLQSGEAPLRLNAVLTNQFRLLLQVAGLSGNDQDIGAQLKVHPYRVKLAKEALRSYPPQFVRTGYLGMIDIEKQLKSTAQDPELLFERFILKNFQ
- a CDS encoding DEAD/DEAH box helicase, with translation MAEKANQFGQFNLKKEVIDALSAIGFYEPTAVQAKLIPDVLQGRDVVGQSQTGSGKTHTFLIPILNQLEQDKKYVQAVITTPSRELAAQITKAMKEFSNQLNTDISISEFVGGTDKQRQIKQLENHQPQIVIGTPGRIKDLVESGSLKLHAVHTLVVDEADMTLDMGFLNEVDYIAGAMPEGLQTLVFSATMPEKLKPFLKKYLDNPHFEAIPVSTVIADTIDNWLLATKSKDKNDIIYQVLTIGNPYLALVFANTKERAKEISSFLRGHGLKVAEIHGDIEPRERRRVMKAIQNLEYQYVVATDLAARGIDIEGVSHVINDDIPAELEFFVHRVGRTGRNGLPGLAITLYGPDEENEVAELEALGITFKAKQIKGNEIIDVKDRRARVQRVATTKKLDSTMVGMVKKKKKNVKPGYKRRIKNAIQRKNQMDRRISQRQEMRATRKANKQRGEH
- the gatC gene encoding Asp-tRNA(Asn)/Glu-tRNA(Gln) amidotransferase subunit GatC, with the protein product MAETTITRDEVAHVAGLAKLAFNDADLDQFTTQLGDILNIFDTLSEVNTDDVIPTYSVTENVNHLREDVANNWNQKQELLNNAPLEAADLIKVPAILNGEGE
- a CDS encoding DHH family phosphoesterase, translated to MSVIEEQILEQIKRYDTIIIHRHQRPDPDAFGSQLGLKEILKASFPEKKIYAVGKEVQGLAWINEDDNFMDVIPDATYNKALVIVTDTANAPRVDDQRWPAGLEVIKIDHHPNDEPYGDWQWVKDGHSATSTMIFEFYEKLKDQGLVMTKKAARLLYIGIIGDTGRFMYSIDSETFRVVSELFKYDFDYQEIHHAMATISENAAKLSGYVLQNISILPSGFAYVILTKELLKQFDLKDAGTAFVVPLPSKIDCVKSWAIFEEQDEGNYRVRLRSRTIAINKIANQFEGGGHPMASGAWAQNQGDIDRLINIVDSALSEKQDAEKED